In Quercus robur chromosome 10, dhQueRobu3.1, whole genome shotgun sequence, a genomic segment contains:
- the LOC126703913 gene encoding uncharacterized protein LOC126703913, whose translation MGFKDLEKFNDAMLAKQVWRLLRDQNSLFFHVFKAKYFPKSSVLEATTSSGSYAWQSIMKARKVISKGMRWRIGDGKSINLYCDNWLPGGGSSKIISPQVPKLEGAKVSTLISQDTAQETTLHAIWSCEELQEIWLTYFSWVRAEYPNISEVQELINLVGMQKQRLELFAVVAWFVWNRRNKLRLKEPSLDKSKIFSAAAQYLSAFQLKFPMKVAKSPAIETKWSPPLGEEYKTNYDGAVFEDSGEAGIGVVVRNATSEVLATLSEKIPYPGSVDLVEILAARRVVRFIVELGMSQSIFEGDSEIVYKALKSVDVGHSSIGQYVKDIMSISSSLQTFSFSHTRRQGNCVAHALAKRARFSFPLLVWMEHVPSNVIPIVVSDL comes from the exons ATGGGATTCAAGGACTTGGAAAAATTCAATGATGCTATGCTAGCTAAACAGGTGTGGAGGCTATTAAGGGATCAgaattctctcttctttcatgTCTTCAAGgccaaatattttccaaagaGTTCGGTCTTGGAAGCTACAACTTCATCTGGGTCCTATGCATGGCAAAGTATTATGAAAGCTAGGAAGGTAATCTCAAAAGGAATGAGGTGGAGGATTGGAGATGGCAAGAGCATAAATCTTTACTGTGACAATTGGCTTCCAGGTGGGGGGTCctcaaaaattatttctccacagGTACCTAAGTTAGAAGGGGCAAAAGTTTCAACTCTTATATCCCAGGATACAG CTCAAGAGACCACCCTCCATGCTATCTGGAGTTGTGAAGAATTGCAAGAAATTTGGCTCACCTATTTTAGCTGGGTTAGAGCAGAGTACCCGAACATTAGTGAGGTTCAAGAGCTAATTAACCTGGTTGGGATGCAGAAACAAAGGTTGGAATTGTTCGCGGTAGTGGCATGGTTCGTATGGAATCGGAGGAACAAACTACGGCTCAAAGAACCCAGCTTGGATAAGAGTAAAATATTCAGTGCAGCAGCGCAATACCTCTCAGCTTTCCAGTTGAAGTTTCCGATGAAAGTGGCTAAGTCCCCTGCAATTGAGACAAAATGGAGTCCACCGTTGGGCGAGGAGTATAAAACCAACTATGATGGGGCAGTGTTTGAAGACTCAGGTGAGGCAGGGATCGGTGTGGTTGTACGAAATGCTACCAGTGAAGTGCTAGCTACACTTTCAGAGAAAATTCCCTACCCTGGCTCAGTGGATTTGGTGGAGATCCTAGCTGCAAGAAGGGTTGTTCGGTTCATTGTGGAATTGGGCATGTCACAGTCAATATTTGAAGGAGACTCAGAGATAGTTTACAAGGCATTGAAATCAGTTGATGTGGGCCATTCCTCAATCGGTCAATATGTGAAAGACATTATGTCTATTTCCAGTTCGCTTCAAACTTTCTCGTTCTCTCATACTAGGAGGCAGGGTAATTGTGTGGCTCATGCCTTAGCCAAGAGAGCAAGATTTTCTTTTCCGTTGTTAGTCTGGATGGAGCATGTTCCGTCAAACGTGATTCCTATTGTAGTTTCAGATTTATAG
- the LOC126703197 gene encoding G-type lectin S-receptor-like serine/threonine-protein kinase LECRK3 produces the protein MASIIALFHSHLLVSVITLLVPAIAQVNTNISVGSALFATDDNSTWTSPSGDFSFGFRRLPGQQDQFLLAIWFAKIPDETIVWSANGRYPAERESKVELNTAGQLVLKVPGGWELWRSSNNDNPQVSNGAMLDTGNFAITSTNSSILWNSFDEPTNTMLPTQVLGFGSSLFSTMSEKSYGVGKFQLRFRQQNISNSSYDLILNQIGVYTQNTYGAYYAELNVTELIMDKSGYLLVKSSLGAISNLSSEGEVLTTDSDSYYRATLDFDGVFRLYTHPKNFTGKQTWSAIRYVPKNICLNIVDTFGSGPCGYNSICIIGAYGMPVCQCAPGFSLLDVNNKYSGCKQDYVSYINECNEIGGTVNSEDQFEILEMENADWPLTAYELLEPTTEFECKKSCLHDCYCAVAIFQDPNYNNGTGRCWKKKLPLSNGRYDRGAIDRKALFKILKLNSSSQNPTNPNPGQGKQNQATLILAVLLGTSVFFNFFSVAAVSLVFFCLWQGKLPHFYRTLHTKDLDMNLRSFTYKDLEEATSGFKEELGRGSFGAVYKGVLVSSHSKYVAVKKLDKMIKEGEREFKTEVTVIGQTHHRNLVRLLGYCDEGEHRILVYEFMYNGSLSSSLFGVIRPSWQQRMQIALGIARGLMYLHEECSMQIIHCDIKPQNILLDDFFTAKISDFGLAKLLMNQQARTLTGIRGTKGYVAPEWFRNTPVSVKVDVYSFGVMLLEIVCCRRCVEVEMERAAILIDWAYECYSRGKVERLVENDEEAISDMKWVKRLVMVAIWCVQDVPLLRPSMREVIHMLEGILEISAPPCPFLYSSTS, from the coding sequence ATGGCTTCAATAATTGCTCTTTTTCACTCTCATTTGCTTGTATCTGTCATCACCCTCCTGGTTCCTGCAATAGCTCAAGTTAATACCAACATAAGTGTGGGTTCAGCTCTCTTTGCCACTGATGATAACTCCACTTGGACTTCACCATCTGGTGATTTTTCGTTTGGATTCCGCCGCCTTCCAGGTCAACAAGATCAGTTCCTTCTTGCTATCTGGTTTGCTAAGATACCAGATGAAACTATAGTTTGGTCTGCAAACGGACGCTATCCAGCAGAGAGAGAATCAAAAGTTGAGCTTAACACAGCTGGACAGCTTGTACTCAAAGTTCCAGGTGGATGGGAGTTGTGGAGGTCCAGCAACAATGACAATCCTCAAGTATCAAATGGGGCTATGCTAGACACTGGGAATTTTGCTATAACAAGCACAAACTCAAGCATCTTATGGAATAGCTTCGATGAACCAACCAATACCATGTTACCAACTCAAGTACTGGGTTTTGGGAGCAGCCTTTTCTCTACCATGTCCGAAAAAAGCTACGGGGTGGGTAAATTTCAGCTCCGTTTCAGAcaacaaaatatatcaaattccTCATACGATCTGATACTTAATCAAATAGGTGTCTACACCCAAAATACTTATGGAGCTTATTATGCTGAACTTAATGTTACTGAGCTGATCATGGATAAGTCAGGCTACCTTCTAGTCAAGAGCTCACTGGGAGCTATATCCAACCTTTCATCAGAGGGTGAGGTCTTGACGACAGACTCAGACTCCTACTACAGGGCAACACTTGACTTTGATGGTGTTTTCAGACTCTATACTCACCCAAAGAATTTTACTGGAAAACAAACCTGGTCTGCAATTCGGTATGTTCCTAAAAACATCTGTCTGAATATTGTTGACACTTTTGGAAGTGGCCCTTGTGGTTATAACAGCATATGTATCATAGGAGCTTATGGTATGCCAGTGTGCCAATGCGCTCCAGGCTTTTCTCTTTTGGATGTAAATAACAAGTATAGTGGCTGCAAACAAGACTATGTAAGCTACATAAATGAATGTAACGAGATTGGTGGTACTGTGAATTCGGAAGATCAATTTGAAATCTTGGAGATGGAGAATGCTGATTGGCCTTTAACTGCCTATGAACTACTAGAACCCACAACAGAATTTGAATGCAAGAAATCTTGTCTGCACGATTGTTATTGTGCAGTTGCCATTTTCCAGGATCCGAACTATAATAATGGCACAGGAAGATGTTGGAAGAAGAAATTACCGCTTTCTAATGGGAGGTATGACCGCGGTGCCATTGATAGAAAAGCTCTATTCAAGATATTGAAATTGAACAGCTCTTCACAAAATCCTACAAATCCAAATCCAGGCCAAGGAAAACAGAATCAAGCAACATTGATCCTTGCAGTCCTCCTAGGTActtctgtattttttaatttcttttctgtaGCTGCAGTTTCTCTAGTTTTCTTCTGTTTGTGGCAAGGAAAACTACCACATTTCTACAGAACCTTACATACAAAAGATCTTGATATGAATCTTCGTTCATTTACATACAAAGATCTTGAAGAAGCCACTAGTGGATTCAAAGAAGAATTGGGTAGGGGTTCTTTTGGCGCTGTTTATAAAGGGGTATTAGTATCAAGTCATAGCAAATATGTTGCTGTCAAGAAGCTAGACAAGATGATAAAGGAAGGTGAGAGGGAATTCAAAACTGAAGTAACTGTGATCGGCCAAACTCATCATAGGAATTTGGTACGGTTACTTGGCTATTGTGATGAAGGTGAACACCGAATTTTGGTGTACGAGTTTATGTACAATGGCTCATTGTCAAGTTCCCTATTTGGAGTAATAAGACCAAGTTGGCAACAAAGAATGCAAATTGCATTAGGAATTGCTAGAGGACTAATGTACTTACATGAAGAATGCAGCATGCAAATCATTCACTGCGACATAAAGCCTCAAAACATActcttggatgatttttttacaGCCAAAATTTCTGACTTTGGATTGGCAAAGCTTTTGATGAACCAACAAGCCCGGACTCTCACTGGCATCCGGGGGACTAAAGGCTATGTTGCACCAGAATGGTTTAGGAACACACCTGTCTCAGTAAAGGtggatgtttatagttttggtgTCATGTTGTTGGAGATCGTTTGCTGCAGGAGATGTGTGGAAGTTGAGATGGAGAGGGCAGCAATACTTATAGATTGGGCATATGAATGCTATAGTAGAGGGAAAGTTGAAAGATTGGTGGAAAATGATGAAGAGGCTATTAGTGATATGAAGTGGGTGAAGAGGCTAGTAATGGTGGCAATTTGGTGTGTACAGGATGTGCCATTATTGAGGCCTTCCATGAGAGAAGTCATTCATATGCTAGAAGGAATTCTTGAGATTTCTGCACCTCCCTGTCCTTTCCTCTACAGTTCAACGTCCTAA